Proteins co-encoded in one Aethina tumida isolate Nest 87 chromosome 7, icAetTumi1.1, whole genome shotgun sequence genomic window:
- the LOC109602295 gene encoding cilia- and flagella-associated protein 97, producing the protein MNITRSDPKCNSDSSDDDDIYTELNKKLSTIYSCESIEISEKIKRNKSKCDNFSSDDDVCRELDEKLSTIFSGESSEKTEKTGTPHVNSDDDLAATESDYDDEIFEDYDEEEEEVDEYESDMSLIFGLNRGVGQVHVDQTKTFTQKQLQDIERKNAILMQKILKNNRRKNNYTVPPKYAETKKVASATINRRKQQEIINKNNMILLKKLQSVKPAVNNRPKK; encoded by the exons ATGAATATTACGCGGTCTGATCCAAAATGTAACAGTGATTCGAGCGATGACGATGATATATACacggaattaaataaaaaattaagcacGATTTACAGTTGCGAAAGTATCGAAATAAGCGAAAAAATTAAGAGGAACAAATCCAAATGCGATAACTTTTCGAGCGATGATGACGTTTGCAGGGAACTGGATGAAAAATTGAGCACGATTTTCAGCGGCGAAAGTTCGGAGAAGACTGAAAAGACCGGAACACCACACGTAAATTCGGATGATGATCTGGCGGCCACCGAAAGCGACTACGACGACGAAATCTTCGAGGACTACGACGAGGAGGAGGAGGAAGTGGACGAATATGAG agTGACATGAGCCTGATATTTGGCTTAAATAGAGGTGTTGGACAAGTACACGTGGACCAAACGAAGACCTTCACCCAAAAACAATTGCAAGATATAGAACGAAAAAATGCTATACTTATGCAAAAAATTCTGAAGAACAATCGCAGGAAGAATAATTATACGGTGCCTCCTAAATATGCCGAAACGAAAAAAGTCGCATCTGCCACTATTAATCGGCGCAAACAACAagagattattaataaaaataacatg atactgTTGAAAAAGTTACAGTCGGTAAAACCCGCTGTGAACAACCGtccgaaaaaataa